In one window of Opitutus sp. GAS368 DNA:
- the glmM gene encoding phosphoglucosamine mutase: MKRLYFGTDGVRGLYGSVTMNEDFAWRLGAAAAAWLRAKGQAPGGLVLIGRDTRASGASLAQALADGLAHGGCAPASLEILPTPAVSRAVRTRQAALGVVVTASHNPATDNGIKFFGPAGMKLTDDEEAAIEALLPAKRTDPTVHRLKAADGISDYLYAMEGVLHGKLTGWKIVLDTANGATVHTSSAVLRDHQAKVIAIGAEPDGLNINAGVGSEHPEAMCAAVRQHGARLGIAHDGDGDRCVLCDEHGDVLDGDEILTILALQALKQGQLVKKILVVTVQSNLGVEAAVTAAGGRVLRTAVGDRYVIERMLAEGATLGGESSGHVICADVSPTGDGLVAALKVIAVMLATGRPLSELRKVLVKFPQQSVALKVREKKPLEALPTLPAAIKAVETELGAQGRVLVRYSGTEAKLRLLVEGPTAAIVQAALDKLVAAARAELEVM, encoded by the coding sequence ATGAAACGCCTCTACTTCGGCACCGACGGGGTGCGCGGCCTCTACGGCAGCGTGACGATGAACGAGGACTTTGCGTGGCGGCTCGGCGCGGCGGCGGCGGCCTGGTTGCGCGCCAAGGGACAGGCGCCGGGCGGATTGGTCCTGATCGGCCGCGACACCCGCGCCTCGGGGGCTTCGCTGGCCCAGGCGCTGGCCGACGGCTTGGCCCACGGGGGCTGCGCGCCGGCCTCGCTCGAGATCCTGCCGACGCCAGCCGTGTCCCGCGCCGTGCGCACCCGGCAGGCGGCGCTCGGCGTGGTCGTCACCGCCTCGCACAATCCCGCCACCGACAACGGCATCAAGTTCTTCGGGCCGGCCGGCATGAAGCTGACCGACGACGAGGAGGCCGCGATCGAGGCATTGCTGCCCGCCAAGCGCACCGACCCCACGGTCCACCGGCTCAAGGCCGCCGATGGCATCTCCGACTACCTTTATGCGATGGAGGGCGTCCTGCACGGCAAGCTGACCGGCTGGAAGATCGTGCTCGATACCGCCAATGGCGCCACCGTCCACACCAGTAGCGCGGTTCTGCGCGATCACCAGGCCAAGGTCATTGCGATCGGCGCCGAGCCGGACGGTTTGAACATCAACGCCGGCGTGGGCAGCGAGCACCCGGAGGCCATGTGCGCGGCGGTGCGCCAGCACGGGGCCCGACTGGGCATCGCGCACGACGGCGACGGCGACCGGTGTGTCCTGTGCGACGAGCATGGCGACGTGCTCGATGGCGATGAAATCCTGACGATCCTCGCCCTGCAGGCACTCAAGCAGGGCCAGCTGGTGAAAAAGATCCTGGTCGTGACGGTGCAGAGCAACCTCGGGGTCGAGGCCGCGGTCACCGCCGCCGGCGGCCGGGTGCTGCGCACTGCGGTAGGTGACCGCTATGTCATCGAGCGCATGCTGGCCGAGGGCGCCACGCTCGGCGGCGAATCCTCGGGCCATGTGATTTGCGCGGATGTGTCGCCAACCGGCGACGGCCTGGTCGCCGCGCTCAAGGTGATTGCGGTCATGCTCGCCACCGGCCGGCCGCTGTCCGAATTGCGCAAGGTGCTGGTGAAATTTCCACAGCAGTCGGTCGCGCTGAAGGTGCGAGAAAAGAAACCGTTGGAGGCACTGCCCACGCTGCCGGCCGCCATCAAGGCGGTCGAGACGGAGCTCGGGGCGCAGGGCCGGGTGCTGGTCCGCTACTCCGGTACCGAGGCCAAGCTGCGGCTGCTCGTCGAGGGCCCGACCGCAGCCATCGTCCAGGCCGCCCTCGATAAACTGGTTGCCGCCGCGCGAGCGGAGCTGGAAGTGATGTAG
- a CDS encoding tetratricopeptide repeat protein, translating to MPEVLISALSFALQKQAESARSAFDRGRAEQAADLCAKILDEQPACLSVRKLERAALLKVAAMRQSGLSKLVRAVSTAPFLLGGSMKLKDEPRAAFASAERLLRRDPHNTAALGLMGQAAMALNWPETAVFAYEAASDDEPDRADLWIALGGAYLIAGRAKDAVQAADEALRLHPGNADALALQRTASVSVTMAQGKWEQGGDFRGKLAEPPKG from the coding sequence ATGCCCGAGGTCCTGATCAGCGCCCTGAGTTTCGCCCTGCAAAAGCAGGCGGAGAGTGCGCGCTCGGCCTTTGACCGCGGCAGGGCCGAGCAGGCGGCGGACCTCTGCGCCAAAATCCTCGACGAGCAGCCGGCCTGCCTGAGTGTGCGCAAGCTGGAGCGGGCCGCGCTGCTCAAGGTCGCGGCCATGCGCCAGAGCGGGCTGTCCAAGCTGGTGCGGGCCGTGTCGACCGCGCCGTTTCTGCTCGGCGGCAGCATGAAGCTGAAGGACGAGCCCCGCGCGGCGTTTGCCAGCGCGGAGCGCCTGCTGCGCCGCGACCCGCACAACACGGCGGCGCTCGGTCTGATGGGTCAGGCCGCCATGGCGCTCAACTGGCCCGAGACGGCGGTGTTTGCCTATGAGGCGGCGAGCGACGACGAGCCCGACCGGGCCGACCTGTGGATTGCGCTTGGCGGGGCCTACCTCATCGCCGGCCGCGCGAAAGATGCCGTGCAGGCGGCGGACGAGGCACTGCGCCTCCATCCCGGCAACGCCGACGCTCTTGCGTTGCAGCGCACAGCATCAGTGTCCGTCACAATGGCCCAGGGCAAATGGGAGCAAGGCGGCGACTTCCGCGGCAAACTCGCCGAGCCGCCCAAGGGTTGA
- a CDS encoding response regulator transcription factor has translation MTRVLIVEDDGKTASGLAAGLKGEGFEVRTVASGEDALLSLSAQAADLLILDWMLPGRDGLQVLQALRDRGQRPPVLLLTARDSITDRVKGLEAGADDYLTKPFAFEELLARVRALLRRAVPAEPLRRTLADLSVDLETRRVTRDGQVIGLTPREYDLIAYLIRHPGQVVDRDRLAREVWRESNRATPLDNVIDVHVARLRRKIDEGRQSKLLHVVRGLGLVLRDEGAKA, from the coding sequence GTGACTCGTGTTTTGATTGTCGAAGACGATGGGAAGACGGCATCGGGCCTGGCAGCCGGCCTCAAGGGCGAAGGCTTCGAGGTGCGGACAGTAGCTTCGGGCGAAGACGCGCTGTTGTCCTTGTCGGCGCAGGCGGCGGATCTGCTCATTTTGGACTGGATGCTGCCGGGCCGGGACGGCCTGCAGGTGTTGCAGGCGCTGCGGGACCGCGGGCAGCGTCCGCCGGTGCTGCTGCTGACGGCGCGCGACTCGATCACCGATCGGGTGAAAGGCCTGGAGGCGGGAGCGGACGATTACCTGACCAAGCCGTTTGCCTTTGAAGAATTGCTGGCCCGCGTTCGCGCATTGTTGCGTCGTGCCGTGCCGGCCGAACCGCTCCGCCGGACCCTCGCCGATCTCTCGGTTGACCTCGAAACCCGCCGCGTGACCCGGGACGGCCAGGTAATCGGGCTGACTCCGCGCGAGTATGATCTCATTGCCTATCTGATCCGCCACCCGGGCCAGGTGGTGGATCGCGACCGGCTGGCGCGGGAGGTCTGGCGCGAATCGAACCGTGCGACCCCCCTGGACAATGTGATCGATGTGCATGTCGCGCGGCTGCGGCGCAAGATCGACGAAGGACGCCAGTCCAAATTGCTGCATGTCGTGCGCGGCCTCGGCCTGGTGCTGCGCGACGAGGGAGCGAAGGCATGA
- a CDS encoding ATP-binding protein — protein MKAWWGRLSLRTRLAAAFGAMAAGALIFLLAVVARTIGVERLEEGKIVPALLAVLAVFFIGGWFVAGWCLDEIGRLGTRISAKTRQPLPAELEGLAALLRREAQKHDRLLAELRRFTADASHELRTPLTALRTVGEVALRQSSDPAVLREAIGSMLEEAQRMNTLVGQLLRLARLESDELPIQRRTVELRQHLAAACDSVAVLAEEKQIQLDLECPAGLQATADVTLLLHAVVNLLDNAIRHSPPGSTIRLGVDRENDVVNITVIDQGPGIPAEHRERIFERFYRLEPSRLRPDGGAGLGLCIAKTAIERLDGRIVADSGPGGGAMFRITLPALPSGAPT, from the coding sequence ATGAAAGCGTGGTGGGGCAGACTCTCTCTGCGCACCCGTCTGGCGGCGGCCTTCGGCGCGATGGCCGCCGGGGCGCTGATTTTTTTGCTGGCCGTGGTCGCGCGCACCATCGGCGTGGAGCGGCTGGAAGAGGGGAAGATCGTGCCCGCCCTGCTGGCGGTGCTGGCCGTCTTCTTCATTGGCGGGTGGTTTGTGGCGGGCTGGTGTTTGGATGAAATCGGCCGCCTGGGCACGCGCATTTCCGCAAAGACGCGGCAGCCCCTGCCGGCGGAATTGGAGGGCCTGGCGGCCTTGCTGCGGCGCGAAGCCCAGAAGCACGACCGCCTTCTGGCCGAGCTGCGCCGGTTCACGGCTGACGCTTCGCATGAGTTGCGCACGCCTCTGACCGCACTGCGCACGGTGGGGGAGGTCGCTTTGCGCCAGTCCTCGGATCCCGCCGTGCTGCGTGAGGCGATCGGCAGCATGCTGGAGGAGGCGCAACGGATGAATACCCTGGTCGGGCAGTTGCTCCGGCTGGCCCGCCTGGAAAGCGATGAACTGCCCATCCAGCGACGGACAGTGGAACTGCGGCAGCACCTCGCGGCGGCCTGCGACAGCGTGGCGGTGCTGGCCGAGGAAAAACAGATCCAGCTGGACCTGGAATGTCCGGCGGGGTTGCAGGCGACTGCGGATGTCACCCTGCTGTTGCATGCCGTCGTCAATCTGTTGGACAACGCGATCCGGCACAGTCCTCCCGGCAGCACCATCCGGCTGGGTGTGGACCGGGAAAACGACGTGGTGAACATCACGGTCATTGACCAGGGGCCGGGCATTCCGGCCGAACATCGGGAACGGATCTTTGAGCGATTCTATCGGCTGGAACCTTCCCGGTTGCGGCCGGACGGAGGTGCCGGACTCGGGCTGTGCATTGCGAAAACGGCCATCGAGCGACTGGACGGCCGCATCGTGGCCGACAGCGGGCCCGGCGGCGGGGCGATGTTCCGGATCACGCTGCCGGCGTTGCCCTCCGGCGCGCCGACCTGA